The genomic window CCAGGAGCCGGTTGCGGAGGGTCTCGCCCTCCAGCATGCGGCGGCGCTGGATGGAAGGCAGCGCGTGGAAGGCCTCCAGGAGCCCGGCCATGACGGCCCGGTACAGGAGAACGAGGGCGATGAAGGCGACGAGCCAGGGGCCTGGGGCGATACTCGGGGGTTCAGTCACGACGCAATTCTAGCAGGCGTTTCTCCTCCGGCGTGAGCTTCCCGCGGAGCCGGGCCTTCTCGCGGATGGCCTCCATGGGGTCGCGGCTGAGCCCGTCGGGCGTGGGGGGCAGGCCCTTGCGCGCCCGCGCGGCGTTGAGGAAGGCGTAGGGCTCCGTGGCCAGCTCGGGGCTCCGGCGGAAGTGGTGGTAGGAGATCCAGCCCCCCGCCACGAACCAGATGCCCAGGGCCACGAGGCCCGCCCGCTGGAGCCGCCAGGTGCGCGCGGGGTCCTTGCGCACGTTCTGCCAGGCCACGCCCGCCGCCAGGTTCAGGCCGATGATGGCGGCCGTCAGGGCGAGGGTCCCGGTCCAGCCCAGCTGGTACCAGCCCCATCCCGTGCGCAGGCGGATGGGATCGGCCAGAAGGAGCCCAAAGATGATGTTCAGATGTAGCAGATAGAGCAGCAGGGACTCGCGGGAGGCCGCCATGACCACGTTGGCGCCGGGCCACCGGCCCCGCACGGCCTCGAACCACCCCAGGAAGCCCCCCGCCAGGCAGATCACCCCCATGCGCTGGGCGACGCTGGGCAGGGTCGTGTTGTGGAGCCGCCCGATCTCCCAGTCGGACCAGGGCCCGTTCCACAGCCAGGTCTTCGCCTGCCAGGTGCCCCAGGCCAGGAGGACCACGCCCGCCGCCGCCAGCACCGTCAGCCAGCGCCCCTCGGTCCAGCGCGCCCGGCCTTCCACGGGCAGCACCCGGAAGTGCCGGTACAGCGCCCCCAGCACCGACCCGAAGGCCGCGAAGGCGAACCACGGGAACAGCGGGAACAGCGCCGTGACCCCCCGGTCCGTGTTGCCGTTGACGAACCCCCGGATGGGCATCCAGAGCCCGTCGGCCACCCCGACGCGCCAGAGGTGGGGCGAGGCCAGCGTGACCCCCAGCGCCAGCGCCAGGGCCACCCCCGCGTAGACCATGGGCCTGCGGATGAGCCGCGCCAGCCCCTGGAGGATCAGGAGGGAGTACACGATGCATTGCAGCACGTCGATCTTGA from Geothrix sp. 21YS21S-2 includes these protein-coding regions:
- a CDS encoding heparan-alpha-glucosaminide N-acetyltransferase domain-containing protein, translating into MSLQALSDPTPSRRCDWLDLIRGWAVIVMIEVHCVNVWLHKGLIPDGLNYLNGLVAPSFILAAGYSLALSTFRPDGTIRPFGPTARRLGFILLCAYLLHAPGLTLAEWTVLATPQKYRELFKIDVLQCIVYSLLILQGLARLIRRPMVYAGVALALALGVTLASPHLWRVGVADGLWMPIRGFVNGNTDRGVTALFPLFPWFAFAAFGSVLGALYRHFRVLPVEGRARWTEGRWLTVLAAAGVVLLAWGTWQAKTWLWNGPWSDWEIGRLHNTTLPSVAQRMGVICLAGGFLGWFEAVRGRWPGANVVMAASRESLLLYLLHLNIIFGLLLADPIRLRTGWGWYQLGWTGTLALTAAIIGLNLAAGVAWQNVRKDPARTWRLQRAGLVALGIWFVAGGWISYHHFRRSPELATEPYAFLNAARARKGLPPTPDGLSRDPMEAIREKARLRGKLTPEEKRLLELRRD